In Primulina huaijiensis isolate GDHJ02 chromosome 6, ASM1229523v2, whole genome shotgun sequence, a single window of DNA contains:
- the LOC140979272 gene encoding protein RICE SALT SENSITIVE 3 isoform X1 codes for MEEQLNSLAITRLLQHTLRSLCIHENSQWVYAVFWRILPRNYPPPNWDGQGGQYDRSRGNRRNWILVWEDGFCNFAASTAEMNTGECSGSSVYGNCKYQQYQGLQPELFFKMSHEIYNYGESLIGKVAADHTHKWIYKEPSDQEINFLSAWHNSADSHPRTWEAQFHCGIKTIALIAVREGVIQLGSVHKVIEDLSYVVLLRKKFSYMESIPGVLLPHPSSSAAFPFQIDAYGAPQDIQAWHFQNNLIQPHEFHDHFAYQPMKITPSMSSLEALLSKLPSVVPVSSSSPCVEAHAHYLSTSRHMELMEVEKEESEEEEEDKHENDVGETSGSMHHHHHHFAHHHHMT; via the exons ATGGAAGAACAGCTCAACTCTTTGGCCATCACTCGTCTTCTTCAGCACACACTCAGAAGCTTGTGTATCCATGAAAATTCTCAATGGGTTTACGCTGTTTTTTGGAGGATTTTGCCCAGAAATTATCCACCCCCCAA CTGGGATGGCCAAGGAGGACAATATGACAGGTCAAGAGGAAACAGAAGGAACTG GATATTGGTATGGGAAGATGGATTCTGCAATTTCGCCGCATCGACGGCGGAGATGAACACCGGAGAATGTTCCGGTTCATCGGTGTATGGGAACTGTAAGTATCAGCAATATCAAGGGCTGCAGCCTGAGCTCTTCTTCAAAATGTCGCATGAAATCTACAATTATGGTGAAAG tttGATTGGAAAAGTTGCCGCAGATCACACCCACAAGTGGATCTATAAAGAACCAAGTGATCAAGAAATCAACTTTTTATCTGCATGGCACAACTCTGCTGATTCA CACCCGAGAACTTGGGAAGCTCAGTTTCACTGTGGTATAAAG ACTATTGCCTTGATAGCTGTTAGAGAAGGTGTCATTCAACTAGGATCTGTTCACAAG GTAATCGAAGACTTGAGCTATGTTGTGCTTTTAAGGAAGAAATTCAGTTACATGGAAAGCATCCCCGGAGTTCTGTTGCCACATCCATCTTCATCAGCTGCATTCCCTTTCCAGATTGATGCTTACGGCGCACCACAAGATATTCAAGCCTGGCATTTCCAGAACAATTTGATCCAACCACATGAGTTCCACGACCATTTCGCTTATCAGCCGATGAAAATAACGCCCTCTATGAGCAGTCTCGAAGCCCTACTGTCGAAACTGCCTTCGGTCGTGCCTGTGTCTTCGTCGTCTCCATGTGTTGAAGCTCATGCTCACTATCTGTCAACGAGTAGGCATATGGAATTGATGGAGGTGGAGAAAGAAGAGTccgaggaggaggaggaggataAGCACGAGAACGATGTCGGGGAGACGAGCGGCTCcatgcaccaccaccaccaccatttTGCTCATCATCATCACATGACTTGA
- the LOC140979272 gene encoding protein RICE SALT SENSITIVE 3 isoform X2 has protein sequence MEEQLNSLAITRLLQHTLRSLCIHENSQWVYAVFWRILPRNYPPPNWDGQGGQYDRSRGNRRNWILVWEDGFCNFAASTAEMNTGECSGSSVYGNCKYQQYQGLQPELFFKMSHEIYNYGESLIGKVAADHTHKWIYKEPSDQEINFLSAWHNSADSHPRTWEAQFHCGIKTIALIAVREGVIQLGSVHKVIEDLSYVVLLRKKFSYMESIPGVLLPHPSSSAAFPFQIDAYGAPQDIQAWHFQNNLIQPHEFHDHFAYQPMKITPSMSSLEALLSKLPSVVPVSSSSP, from the exons ATGGAAGAACAGCTCAACTCTTTGGCCATCACTCGTCTTCTTCAGCACACACTCAGAAGCTTGTGTATCCATGAAAATTCTCAATGGGTTTACGCTGTTTTTTGGAGGATTTTGCCCAGAAATTATCCACCCCCCAA CTGGGATGGCCAAGGAGGACAATATGACAGGTCAAGAGGAAACAGAAGGAACTG GATATTGGTATGGGAAGATGGATTCTGCAATTTCGCCGCATCGACGGCGGAGATGAACACCGGAGAATGTTCCGGTTCATCGGTGTATGGGAACTGTAAGTATCAGCAATATCAAGGGCTGCAGCCTGAGCTCTTCTTCAAAATGTCGCATGAAATCTACAATTATGGTGAAAG tttGATTGGAAAAGTTGCCGCAGATCACACCCACAAGTGGATCTATAAAGAACCAAGTGATCAAGAAATCAACTTTTTATCTGCATGGCACAACTCTGCTGATTCA CACCCGAGAACTTGGGAAGCTCAGTTTCACTGTGGTATAAAG ACTATTGCCTTGATAGCTGTTAGAGAAGGTGTCATTCAACTAGGATCTGTTCACAAG GTAATCGAAGACTTGAGCTATGTTGTGCTTTTAAGGAAGAAATTCAGTTACATGGAAAGCATCCCCGGAGTTCTGTTGCCACATCCATCTTCATCAGCTGCATTCCCTTTCCAGATTGATGCTTACGGCGCACCACAAGATATTCAAGCCTGGCATTTCCAGAACAATTTGATCCAACCACATGAGTTCCACGACCATTTCGCTTATCAGCCGATGAAAATAACGCCCTCTATGAGCAGTCTCGAAGCCCTACTGTCGAAACTGCCTTCGGTCGTGCCTGTGTCTTCGTCGTCTCCAT AG